From one Dyella sp. 2HG41-7 genomic stretch:
- a CDS encoding leucyl aminopeptidase → MTLQFSLASAAPETAETPCVVVGVYENGLLTSAAARVDSAAGGAIKRQVESGDISGKAGSTTVLFAPEGMHAKRVLVVGLGSQKSFDAARFQKVCMEATRALTRLPIDSAVSFLADVEVPGRDSAWRLRTAALAADHAAYRYTATFKPREKSSQPELTSITFASDEQARTGLDQAIAIAEGVRFARELANLPPNICNPAYIADQAVQFAESNEKVSCTVLDHEEMDQLGFGSLLAVGRGSANHPKLIALEYIGGASDEKPYALVGKGITFDTGGISLKPGPGMEEMKFDMGGAAGVLGAFIAAVKMGLKINLVCVVPAVENMPDGNSYRPSDVLTSLSGITIEVLNTDAEGRLILCDALTYTAQTFQPKAMIDAATLTGACVIALGKHASGLMSKHDDLAAELLSAGETTLDRAWRLPLWDDYQTQLDSGFADIANIGGKNAGAITAGCFLSRFTEGQRWAHLDIAGTAWDEGRKGLATGRPVPLLAQWLIDRAG, encoded by the coding sequence ATGACGCTTCAATTCAGCCTCGCCTCCGCCGCCCCTGAAACTGCCGAAACCCCCTGCGTGGTGGTCGGCGTCTATGAAAACGGTCTACTGACCAGCGCCGCCGCGCGCGTGGACAGCGCGGCCGGCGGTGCGATCAAGCGCCAAGTGGAAAGCGGCGACATCTCGGGTAAGGCTGGCTCCACCACAGTGTTGTTCGCGCCGGAAGGCATGCATGCCAAGCGCGTGCTCGTCGTGGGGCTGGGTTCGCAAAAATCGTTCGACGCCGCGCGCTTCCAGAAAGTGTGCATGGAAGCGACGCGCGCGCTCACCCGCTTGCCGATCGACAGCGCTGTTTCGTTCCTCGCCGACGTCGAGGTGCCGGGTCGCGATAGCGCATGGCGTTTGCGCACGGCCGCCTTGGCGGCGGATCACGCCGCCTATCGTTACACCGCCACCTTCAAGCCACGTGAAAAGAGCAGTCAGCCCGAGCTCACCAGCATCACGTTCGCGAGCGACGAACAGGCGCGCACCGGTCTCGATCAGGCCATCGCCATCGCCGAAGGCGTGCGTTTCGCGCGCGAATTGGCAAACCTGCCGCCGAACATCTGCAACCCGGCTTACATCGCCGATCAAGCCGTGCAATTCGCGGAAAGCAACGAAAAAGTCAGCTGCACCGTGCTCGATCACGAGGAAATGGATCAGCTCGGCTTTGGGTCGCTGCTCGCGGTCGGCCGTGGATCGGCCAACCATCCCAAATTGATTGCGCTCGAATACATCGGCGGCGCGTCGGACGAAAAACCGTATGCATTGGTGGGCAAAGGCATCACTTTCGACACCGGCGGCATCAGCCTCAAGCCCGGCCCGGGCATGGAAGAAATGAAGTTCGACATGGGCGGCGCAGCCGGTGTGCTCGGCGCCTTTATTGCGGCCGTAAAAATGGGTTTGAAGATCAACCTCGTCTGCGTCGTGCCGGCGGTGGAGAACATGCCCGACGGCAACAGCTATCGCCCGAGCGACGTGCTCACCAGCTTGTCCGGCATCACCATCGAAGTGCTCAACACCGATGCGGAAGGCCGCTTGATTCTGTGCGACGCGCTCACCTACACCGCGCAGACGTTCCAACCCAAAGCGATGATCGACGCCGCCACGTTAACGGGCGCGTGCGTCATTGCGCTCGGCAAACACGCCAGCGGCTTGATGAGCAAGCACGACGATCTCGCCGCGGAATTGCTCAGTGCCGGCGAAACCACGCTCGATCGCGCATGGCGTTTGCCGCTGTGGGACGACTATCAAACCCAGCTCGATTCCGGTTTCGCCGACATCGCCAATATCGGCGGCAAGAACGCGGGCGCCATTACCGCCGGCTGCTTCCTGTCGCGCTTCACCGAAGGTCAGCGCTGGGCGCATCTGGATATCGCGGGCACCGCGTGGGACGAAGGCCGCAAAGGTCTTGCGACCGGTCGTCCTGTGCCGCTGTTGGCGCAGTGGTTGATCGATCGCGCCGGCTGA
- the lptF gene encoding LPS export ABC transporter permease LptF translates to MLSILDRYFLRELGQTIGATVIVLLVIMAGTTFAHVLEQVAKGSFPASVMFQVLGLNMVDTLSTMLPLAGFLGVLQTFGRMYRESEMHVLSSSGMGMAGLLRPMSIIAIVMVVSVSAVAMWLGPLAARTSDSLVQAANRSVIAAGLDAGRFTDLPGKGGIILVDTLSRDGQKLGRTFIATERTNKDGSLVMKMATGQHGHLYSNSDNSNRYLALQDGWQYEIPLGANNWRRMEYERNDNALSSVQSDDEEDPIHNLNMVELLHNVTPDARAEFAWRTVMPLMTLALLMMALPLSKQTPREPRYGRMLIAVLGFFVYNNLLALCRGKIAKGNWHHATPMWLLSIALFLVAAWYFRNQYAARKPRKAGA, encoded by the coding sequence ATGCTGAGCATCCTAGACCGGTATTTTCTGCGCGAACTGGGCCAAACCATTGGCGCCACAGTGATTGTGTTGCTGGTGATCATGGCCGGCACCACCTTCGCGCACGTGCTCGAGCAGGTGGCCAAGGGCAGCTTTCCGGCCAGCGTGATGTTCCAGGTGCTGGGGCTGAACATGGTCGACACCTTGTCCACCATGTTGCCGTTGGCGGGGTTCCTTGGCGTGTTGCAGACCTTCGGGCGCATGTATCGCGAAAGCGAAATGCACGTGCTGTCGTCGTCGGGCATGGGCATGGCCGGTTTGTTGCGGCCGATGTCGATCATCGCGATCGTGATGGTGGTGTCGGTCAGCGCGGTGGCGATGTGGTTGGGGCCGTTGGCGGCGCGCACGTCCGATAGCCTGGTGCAGGCGGCCAACCGTTCGGTCATCGCCGCCGGTCTGGATGCCGGACGCTTTACCGATCTGCCCGGTAAGGGCGGCATCATTCTGGTGGATACGCTTAGCCGCGATGGTCAAAAGCTCGGCCGCACGTTTATCGCCACCGAACGCACTAACAAGGACGGCAGCCTGGTCATGAAGATGGCCACCGGCCAGCACGGGCATCTGTATTCCAACAGTGACAACAGCAACCGCTATCTGGCTCTGCAGGACGGCTGGCAATACGAAATTCCGCTGGGCGCCAATAACTGGCGCCGCATGGAGTACGAGCGCAACGACAACGCATTGTCGTCGGTGCAATCGGATGACGAAGAAGATCCGATCCACAACCTCAACATGGTCGAGCTGCTGCACAACGTCACGCCCGATGCGCGCGCCGAATTCGCGTGGCGTACGGTGATGCCGCTGATGACCCTGGCATTGTTGATGATGGCGTTGCCGTTGTCGAAGCAAACGCCGCGCGAGCCGCGCTATGGGCGCATGTTGATCGCGGTGCTCGGATTTTTCGTTTACAACAATCTGCTCGCCTTGTGCCGCGGCAAGATCGCTAAAGGCAACTGGCATCACGCCACGCCGATGTGGTTGCTCAGCATCGCTTTGTTTCTGGTCGCTGCGTGGTATTTCCGCAATCAATACGCGGCGCGCAAACCGCGCAAAGCAGGGGCGTAA
- the ltaE gene encoding low-specificity L-threonine aldolase, producing the protein MDWVDLRSDTVTRPTRAMREAMLDAEVGDDVYGEDPTVNALQQRLAGDLGFEAGLFVPSGTQSNLLALMSHCERGDEYLVGADAHTYKFEGGGAAVLGSIQPQPIAHDADGTLPLDKVAAAIKPIDPHFARTRLLALENTWHGRVLPMDYLSAAHAFARDRKLALHLDGARLYNAAIGGGVSVRDIARYFDSVSICLSKGLGAPVGSVLVGSAALIDKARRWRKVAGGGWRQAGMLAAACLHALDHHVARLADDHARAVQLASSLRDIPGIQLLGQHTNMVFIDVPADRLRELDAHLRAASIRISIGYLPTLRLVTHLDIDDAGIERVITAFKAFFVR; encoded by the coding sequence ATGGACTGGGTCGATCTACGCAGCGATACGGTGACGCGCCCCACGCGCGCGATGCGCGAGGCGATGCTCGATGCCGAGGTCGGCGACGATGTTTACGGCGAAGATCCCACCGTCAATGCGCTGCAACAGCGACTTGCCGGCGATCTCGGATTCGAAGCGGGCTTGTTCGTGCCATCGGGTACGCAATCCAATCTGCTTGCCTTGATGTCGCATTGCGAGCGCGGCGACGAATACCTCGTCGGCGCCGATGCGCATACGTATAAATTCGAAGGCGGCGGCGCGGCCGTGCTTGGCTCGATTCAGCCGCAGCCGATCGCGCACGATGCCGATGGCACGTTGCCGCTAGACAAGGTCGCCGCGGCAATCAAGCCGATCGATCCGCATTTCGCGCGCACTCGGTTGCTGGCGCTGGAAAACACCTGGCACGGTCGCGTGTTGCCGATGGATTACTTGAGCGCTGCGCATGCTTTTGCGCGCGACCGCAAGCTGGCGTTGCATCTGGATGGCGCGCGTCTTTATAACGCCGCGATCGGCGGCGGCGTGTCGGTGCGCGATATCGCGCGGTATTTCGACAGCGTTTCGATTTGTTTGTCGAAAGGGCTGGGCGCGCCGGTGGGATCGGTGCTCGTCGGTTCCGCAGCGTTGATCGACAAGGCGCGGCGTTGGCGCAAAGTCGCCGGCGGCGGCTGGCGTCAGGCGGGCATGCTTGCGGCGGCGTGTTTGCATGCGTTGGATCATCACGTCGCCCGTTTGGCGGACGATCATGCACGCGCCGTGCAACTGGCGAGTAGCCTGCGCGATATTCCGGGCATCCAGTTGCTCGGCCAGCACACCAACATGGTGTTTATCGACGTGCCAGCGGATCGCTTGCGCGAATTGGATGCGCATCTGCGCGCCGCATCGATTCGCATCAGCATCGGCTATCTGCCGACGCTGCGTTTGGTGACGCATCTGGATATCGACGATGCCGGCATCGAACGCGTCATCACCGCATTCAAGGCCTTTTTCGTCCGTTAA
- a CDS encoding RDD family protein, which yields MTQTTTQDVMCPLWRRLFALLYDLVAVIAIVMVVGMICQLATHGNLITTGANVHIAWWYQPLQALMVAAYFLVSWLRGGQTLGMRPWRIRVTSNGGARLAPKQALLRLIVAALPLSLLALAPYSGPRTALWAVAIGWCVWFAVALVDRHRRTLHDIVAGSEVRRIG from the coding sequence ATGACACAAACGACAACGCAGGATGTGATGTGCCCGCTGTGGCGACGCTTGTTCGCACTGCTCTATGACTTGGTTGCGGTGATCGCCATCGTGATGGTGGTGGGAATGATCTGCCAACTGGCCACGCACGGAAACCTGATCACCACCGGCGCAAACGTGCATATCGCGTGGTGGTATCAGCCATTGCAAGCGCTGATGGTGGCTGCGTATTTTCTGGTTTCGTGGTTGCGCGGCGGACAGACTTTGGGCATGCGGCCGTGGCGCATTCGAGTGACATCCAACGGAGGCGCTCGATTGGCGCCCAAGCAGGCGCTGCTTCGGTTGATTGTCGCCGCCCTGCCCTTGTCGCTCCTGGCGCTAGCGCCTTATTCCGGCCCGCGAACGGCGCTCTGGGCCGTCGCGATCGGCTGGTGTGTCTGGTTTGCGGTGGCGTTGGTCGATCGTCATCGCCGAACGCTGCACGATATCGTCGCCGGTTCAGAGGTGCGTCGAATCGGATGA
- the xerD gene encoding site-specific tyrosine recombinase XerD, which yields MKENIRKEPAPISDADQQEIAAFIERIWSEDGLAERTLDAYKQDLETLARWLATRGRQLRTAQREDLSAFHGSQPVAVRSMARRQSAFRRYYASLARNEPGFDDPTLLIERPKMPRSLPKALAEREVEGLLHAPDVSATLGLRDRAMLELMYASGLRVSELVELPLAALNMRQGVLRVTGKGGKDRLVPVGEVAMEYIQTYLAQARPALAKGRQPAALFLSKRGEGMTRQMFWTLVKRYAVAVGINAKRISPHVLRHSFATHLLNHGADLRALQMLLGHSALSTTQIYTLVAKEGLKRLHAQHHPRG from the coding sequence ATGAAAGAGAACATCCGTAAAGAGCCCGCGCCCATTTCGGACGCCGACCAACAGGAAATCGCTGCTTTTATCGAGCGTATCTGGTCCGAGGACGGGCTCGCCGAGCGCACGCTCGATGCGTACAAGCAAGACCTCGAAACCCTGGCGCGCTGGCTGGCGACACGCGGCCGTCAGCTGCGCACCGCGCAACGCGAGGATCTATCGGCGTTCCACGGCTCGCAGCCGGTGGCGGTTCGTTCGATGGCGCGCCGCCAATCGGCATTTCGCCGTTATTACGCATCGCTCGCGCGCAACGAGCCGGGGTTCGACGATCCCACCTTGTTGATCGAACGCCCAAAAATGCCGCGCAGCTTGCCCAAAGCCTTGGCGGAGCGCGAGGTGGAAGGCTTGCTGCATGCGCCCGATGTCTCGGCCACGCTCGGCTTGCGCGACCGTGCGATGCTGGAATTGATGTACGCCTCGGGCTTGCGCGTTTCCGAATTGGTCGAATTGCCGCTGGCCGCGTTGAACATGCGCCAAGGCGTGCTGCGCGTCACCGGTAAGGGCGGCAAGGATCGACTGGTGCCGGTCGGCGAGGTGGCGATGGAATACATCCAGACCTACCTGGCCCAGGCGCGCCCCGCGCTCGCCAAAGGTCGACAGCCGGCCGCGCTCTTCTTGAGCAAGCGCGGCGAAGGCATGACGCGGCAGATGTTCTGGACCTTGGTCAAGCGCTACGCCGTCGCCGTGGGCATCAACGCCAAGCGCATTTCACCGCACGTTTTGCGGCATTCCTTCGCCACGCATTTGCTCAATCATGGCGCGGACCTACGCGCTTTGCAGATGCTCTTGGGTCACAGCGCGTTGAGCACCACGCAAATTTATACGCTGGTCGCCAAGGAAGGACTGAAACGCCTGCACGCCCAGCATCATCCGCGCGGTTAG
- a CDS encoding putative toxin-antitoxin system toxin component, PIN family, with the protein MPDAMGAPPRYVLDTNVCLDLFVFDDPQCAALLTAAQAGEIELVTRNDCRAEWHAVLSYSQLKLSAERQAQAIALSDKHVRNLSVADMMEAGDIALPRCRDRDDQKFLELALQAGAVALLTRDDELLRLARRTKRDGLFAILPPSAWRDAI; encoded by the coding sequence ATGCCTGATGCGATGGGCGCGCCGCCGCGTTACGTACTGGACACCAACGTCTGCCTGGATCTGTTCGTTTTCGACGATCCGCAATGCGCTGCTTTGTTGACGGCGGCGCAAGCCGGGGAGATCGAGCTTGTTACGCGTAACGATTGCCGCGCCGAATGGCACGCGGTGCTGTCGTATTCGCAGCTTAAACTGAGTGCTGAGCGGCAGGCGCAAGCGATTGCGCTGTCTGATAAGCACGTACGAAATCTGAGCGTCGCGGACATGATGGAAGCCGGCGACATCGCCTTGCCGCGCTGTCGAGACCGCGACGATCAAAAGTTTCTGGAATTGGCCCTGCAAGCGGGCGCGGTGGCGTTACTGACACGCGACGACGAACTTTTACGACTTGCACGCCGTACGAAGCGCGATGGCTTATTCGCCATTTTGCCGCCTAGCGCATGGCGGGACGCGATTTAG
- the lptG gene encoding LPS export ABC transporter permease LptG, with amino-acid sequence MSLRIKRVDWLIGVTVFGSLFLVWMVLVGLDAMIQFVRQLGFIGRNGYTLSNAIFYIVVTIPRRMYEMFSFSALIGGLLGLGGLAATGELTALRAAGMSRLRIAVSTVGVVAVLAAGVVFMGETVGPWGDQQAQALQMRLRSGGSLGLTNSGLWARDGDRIINAKHSEVRNTSDGSHVQLMDVRVFTLSPDGRQLVRFDQANTAEQIGKQWVLNGVRTTTVDDTGVHDSTSANEHWDSKLDPEVLQQSQVLPQYLAMRDLQHIIDYKQKNGENTRPYEIPFWGRVMYPFNVLVLVLCTMPFAFGALRSGGLGKRIFIGMIIAISWYFVQKAIVSFGTVYGVPPIAANVLPAMLLAFIAWFYFRKNA; translated from the coding sequence ATGAGCTTGCGCATCAAACGCGTGGATTGGCTGATCGGCGTTACCGTGTTCGGCTCGCTGTTTCTGGTGTGGATGGTGCTGGTGGGGCTGGACGCGATGATCCAGTTCGTGCGCCAACTCGGTTTTATCGGGCGCAACGGCTATACGCTCAGCAACGCCATTTTCTACATCGTGGTGACGATTCCGCGCCGCATGTACGAGATGTTCAGTTTCTCGGCGTTGATTGGCGGCCTGCTGGGGCTCGGTGGCTTGGCTGCTACCGGCGAGTTGACAGCGCTGCGCGCGGCCGGCATGTCGCGCCTGCGTATCGCTGTGTCGACCGTGGGCGTGGTCGCTGTATTGGCGGCCGGCGTGGTCTTTATGGGCGAAACCGTCGGTCCATGGGGCGATCAACAGGCGCAAGCCTTGCAAATGCGCCTGCGTTCCGGCGGCAGCCTTGGACTGACCAATAGCGGCCTGTGGGCGCGCGACGGCGATCGCATCATCAACGCCAAACACAGCGAAGTGCGCAATACGAGCGATGGGTCCCACGTGCAATTGATGGACGTGCGCGTATTCACCCTGTCGCCCGACGGCCGGCAATTGGTGCGTTTCGATCAGGCCAATACGGCCGAACAGATCGGCAAACAGTGGGTGTTGAACGGTGTACGCACCACCACGGTGGACGACACCGGCGTGCACGACAGCACGTCGGCCAACGAACACTGGGATTCCAAACTCGACCCAGAAGTGCTGCAGCAATCGCAAGTGTTGCCGCAATACCTCGCGATGCGCGATCTGCAGCACATCATCGATTACAAACAAAAGAACGGCGAAAACACGCGGCCTTACGAAATTCCGTTCTGGGGCCGCGTGATGTATCCCTTCAATGTGCTGGTGCTGGTGTTGTGCACCATGCCCTTCGCCTTTGGCGCATTGCGCTCGGGCGGGTTGGGCAAACGCATTTTCATTGGCATGATCATCGCGATCAGCTGGTATTTCGTGCAGAAGGCGATTGTGAGCTTCGGCACGGTGTATGGCGTGCCACCGATCGCTGCGAACGTGTTGCCGGCCATGTTGCTGGCGTTTATTGCGTGGTTCTATTTCCGCAAAAATGCCTGA
- a CDS encoding DNA polymerase III subunit chi: protein MPRADFYLIAKPRFSEQPLLLVCELAKKAFAAQQPTLILTRDFPQAEALDELLWSFDEDAYIPHQLAGDDDDAHTAVLIAPPGVDTQARPLIINLREQCPQTYGDRVLEVVAADPAERDGSRVRWREYQRLGFEVSKFDM, encoded by the coding sequence ATGCCCCGCGCCGATTTCTACCTTATCGCCAAGCCGCGTTTCAGCGAGCAACCGTTGTTGTTGGTTTGCGAGCTGGCGAAAAAAGCGTTCGCCGCGCAACAACCCACGCTTATTCTCACGCGCGATTTTCCGCAGGCCGAGGCGCTGGACGAATTGCTGTGGTCGTTCGACGAAGATGCGTACATTCCGCATCAATTGGCCGGCGACGACGATGATGCACATACCGCCGTGCTGATCGCCCCGCCCGGCGTGGATACGCAAGCGCGGCCGCTCATCATCAATCTGCGCGAGCAGTGTCCGCAAACCTATGGTGACCGTGTGCTGGAGGTGGTTGCGGCGGATCCTGCGGAACGCGACGGTTCGCGCGTGCGATGGCGCGAATATCAGCGGCTTGGATTCGAAGTCAGCAAGTTCGATATGTAA
- the phaZ gene encoding polyhydroxyalkanoate depolymerase: protein MLYQFHEWQRAFLGPLSHYAEASARMLSDPSSPLSHIPGAQRMAAGYELIHRLGKDYEKPAFGIHSITNPQGNQIAIVERIDMETPFCQLRRFKRFSDDPETIEKMKTEPVVLVVAPLSGHHSTLLRDTVRTLLLDHKVYITDWTDARMVPASAGAFHLDDYVATIETFIRHIGAESLHVISVCQPTVPVLAAISLMAARGEATPRSMTMMGGPIDPRRSPTSVNNLATQQPLSWFKGNVIHTVPPNYPGHGREVYPGFLQHAGFIAMNPGRHLTSHWDFYLNLLRGDEDDAQAHRKFYDEYNAVLDMPAEYYLDTISTVFQQFLLPRGVWDVNGERVDPSAIKRTSLLTIEGELDDISGIGQTEAAHDLCTGIPQSRRLHRMIHGAGHYGIFSGRRWREVVYPQVRDFIRRSDMALVSTKRA, encoded by the coding sequence ATGCTTTATCAGTTCCACGAATGGCAACGCGCTTTTCTCGGCCCGCTCAGCCACTACGCCGAAGCCAGCGCTCGCATGCTCTCCGACCCCAGCAGCCCGCTCTCGCACATCCCGGGCGCGCAACGCATGGCGGCGGGGTATGAGCTGATCCATCGCCTGGGCAAGGATTACGAAAAACCCGCGTTCGGCATTCACAGCATCACCAACCCGCAAGGCAATCAAATCGCCATCGTCGAGCGCATCGACATGGAGACGCCGTTCTGCCAACTGCGTCGCTTCAAGCGCTTCAGCGACGATCCGGAAACCATCGAAAAGATGAAGACCGAACCGGTGGTGCTGGTGGTGGCGCCGTTGTCGGGGCACCACTCCACATTACTGCGCGACACCGTGCGCACGCTGCTGCTCGATCACAAGGTGTACATCACCGATTGGACGGATGCGCGCATGGTTCCCGCGTCGGCGGGCGCGTTCCATCTGGACGACTACGTCGCGACCATCGAAACGTTTATCCGTCACATCGGCGCCGAATCGCTGCATGTGATCTCGGTCTGCCAACCCACCGTGCCGGTGCTGGCGGCCATTTCCTTGATGGCCGCCCGCGGCGAAGCCACGCCACGCAGCATGACGATGATGGGCGGCCCGATCGATCCGCGCCGCAGCCCCACCAGCGTCAACAACCTCGCCACTCAACAACCGCTGAGCTGGTTCAAGGGCAACGTGATCCACACCGTACCGCCGAACTATCCGGGGCATGGGCGCGAGGTGTATCCGGGCTTTCTGCAGCACGCCGGATTTATCGCGATGAATCCGGGCCGTCATCTGACGTCGCATTGGGACTTCTATCTCAACCTGTTGCGCGGCGACGAAGACGACGCGCAGGCGCATCGCAAGTTCTACGACGAATACAACGCCGTGCTCGATATGCCGGCGGAGTATTACCTCGACACGATCAGCACGGTGTTCCAGCAATTCCTGCTGCCGCGCGGCGTGTGGGACGTGAACGGCGAGCGCGTGGATCCTTCGGCGATCAAGCGCACCAGTCTGCTTACCATTGAAGGCGAGTTGGACGACATCTCCGGCATCGGCCAGACGGAAGCGGCGCACGACTTGTGCACCGGCATCCCGCAATCGCGCCGCCTGCACCGCATGATTCACGGCGCCGGCCACTACGGCATTTTCAGCGGACGTCGTTGGCGCGAAGTGGTGTATCCGCAAGTGCGCGACTTTATTCGCCGCTCGGATATGGCGCTGGTGTCGACCAAGCGCGCCTGA